The following coding sequences are from one Lycium ferocissimum isolate CSIRO_LF1 chromosome 3, AGI_CSIRO_Lferr_CH_V1, whole genome shotgun sequence window:
- the LOC132049799 gene encoding peroxidase 22.3-like — TDPFIVKKFARANNNSVRGFEVIDRIKSEVDKVCGRPVVSCADILAVAARDSVVALHGPTWEVQLGRRDSTTASRTTANNDIPSPLMDLPALIDNFKKQGLDEEDLVALTGGHTLGFAQCFTFRNRIYNETNIDSTFASQRQENCPRSGGDSNLASLDPTPALFDSKYFSNLVSKKGLLHSDQALFSGGETDDLVKTYSMNLRSFSKDFAESMIKMGNIKPLTGDQGQVRVNCRKVN; from the exons ACGGATCCCTTTATAGTAAAAAAATTTGCTCGTGCTAATAACAATTCTGTTAGAGGATTTGAAGTGATTGACCGAATTAAGTCGGAGGTTGATAAAGTTTGTGGACGTCCAGTTGTATCTTGTGCAGATATATTGGCAGTTGCAGCTCGTGACTCCGTAGTTGCT CTACATGGACCAACTTGGGAAGTGCAACTGGGAAGAAGGGACTCAACCACAGCAAGTAGAACCACAGCCAACAATGACATTCCATCTCCGTTAATGGACTTACCTGCACTTATCGACAACTTCAAGAAGCAAGGTTTGGATGAGGAAGACCTTGTTGCTCTCACCGGTGGTCACACGCTAGGGTTTGCTCAGTGTTTCACCTTCAGGAATCGCATCTACAATGAGACTAATATTGACTCCACCTTTGCGAGCCAACGTCAAGAGAATTGTCCACGTAGTGGAGGTGATTCCAACCTTGCTTCCCTTGATCCTACACCGGCCCTTTTCGACTCGAAATATTTCAGTAATTTGGTGTCCAAGAAAGGGCTTTTGCATTCTGATCAAGCATTATTTAGTGGTGGGGAAACTGATGATCTTGTTAAAACCTATAGCATGAACCTAAGGAGTTTCTCCAAAGATTTTGCTGAATCTATGATTAAGATGGGTAATATCAAGCCATTGACTGGGGATCAAGGTCAGGTTCGTGTCAACTGCAGGAAGGTGAACTAA